CGCGAGTTTGCCAGACCTTTTCTATCGTCTCAAAGAGACGGTTGACGAGGCTGATAGCACTTTTGGCGATATTGGCGAGATCATTGCCATGGACCCGGGCCTCACCCTGCGTCTCTTGCATTTGGTAAATAGCGCCTATTATGGCTTCTCTTCTCGCGTTGAAACCGTGGAACATGCCTTGAGCATCATCGGCTCCGATCAGTTGATCGAGCTGGTGTTGGCCACTTCTGTGGTCGGGCAGTTCAAGGGCATTCCAAAAGACATGATTGATATGAAGGGCTTTTGGCGGCATAGCGTCGCTTGTGGCCTGGCGGCGCGCACGCTTGCGACCTTGAGCGGAGAATACAAGGTGGAGCGTTTTTTTGTCGCCGGACTCCTGCACGATGTGGGTCGTCTGGTGATGTGTTTGAAAGCCCCCAAAGAATTTTGCATGGCGGTGGAATTTGCCCGTAAGACCGGCGACGTGTTGTATCGCTCGGAATGCAAGATTTTTGGTTTCGATCATGCGGCCGTTGGCGGCGAATTGCTCAAAGCCTGGAGATTGCCTGAAAGCCTGGAAGAGGCGGTGTCGTGTCACCATCGCCCCGGAGCGGCGGAAAAGTATCCGCGAGAAACAGCAATCGTCAATATCGCAAACTACGTTGCGCATTTTTATGCTGAAAAAATGGACAATTCTAGCGGAGAGGGCGCTTATGAGATGGATCCCGAGTCCTGGAACGTCATCGAATTGAAAAAGAAATTCATCCTTCCCCAAGTGTTCGCCAAAGTCCGCGACCAGTTTGAAGAGGTCGCCGGCATATTCATGCAATCGGCCTGACCCCTGCACTGTTTCCTTGTTTTAACTCCCTAAGTTGTAATTAATAAACGTCCTCAAGTCCTCAGTTGAGATTGCCGAAGTAGTATGATAAGCATGACCTGTCTGTTGGGACGGGTCGCCAGCCCCTCCTCTGAGGATCGCGATATTCGTGATGCGCGTCTGAGTTGCGGGAAATCCTTTCAATTGTTCCAAGGGAATCACTATGGCGAAAAAAGTTTTGGTTACAGGCGGGGCGGGTTTTATAGGGTCGCATACGGTCGACGCTCTGATCGAGCAGGAAGGTCGTTCGGTCCGCGTTTACGATAATCTCACTCCGCAGGTGCATGGCGAGAACGCAGAGCGTCCGCAACATCTGCACGCCGATGCGGAGTTTGTGCTGGGCGACATGCGCGACCGCGACGGCGTTCAACGCGCCTTGCAGGATGTGGATGTGGTGATTCACGACGCGGCGGAAGTCGGCGTCGGTCAGTCGATGTATTCCATCGACCAGTACATCTCCAGCAACGTTGGCGGCACCGGCGTTTTGTGGGATGTGTTGGTCAACGAAACGACTCAGGTGGAAAAAGTCATTGTCGCCAGTTCCATGAGTCTGTATGGCGAAGGGCGCTATCGTTGCGAGGAACATGGCGTGGTGGTTCCTGCGCCGAGAAGCGAAGCGCAGATGAAGGCGGGCCATTGGGAATTGCAATGCCCAACCTGCGAGGCTCCGGCCCTGCCGGTTCCGACGGATGAAGACAAGGCGCTGGACAGCTCTTCGGTCTACGCGCAAAGCAAACGCGATCAGGAAGTGTATTCATTGTTGATCGGTCGCGCGCATAAAATCCCGACGGTGGCTTGTCGCTATTTCAACTGCTACGGCCCCAGGCAGAGTTTGAACAACCCCTATACCGGCGCGGCCGCGATCTTTTGCTCTGCGATACAAAACGGCAAGGCTCCCTTGATCTATGAAGACGGTCATCAAGTGCGCGATATGATCCATGTGCGCGATCTGGTGCAGGGCAAGATCACCCTCATGAAACACGCCGAAGACGGCATCTTCAATATCGGCACTGGTGTGCCCACCTCCATCCTGAAACTGGCGGAAACCTTGATCGATTTGTTCGGTCAGGATTTTGCCCCGAACGTGATCGGAAAATTCAGAAACGGCGACATCCGGCATTGCTACGGCGACATTTCACGCATCAGCGCGCTGGGTTTCCAACCGAAGATCAGCTTGCGCGAAGGCTTGGAAGAACTGGCGGACTGGGTTCGCGGTCAAGAGTCGGTGTCGCAGATCGAACAGGCGCATCAGGCTCTGCTGGAAAAAGGGCTTGTGGTCTGACGGTTCTGATGGATAACGGACGGAGACCCGTCTCATTGCATAAGGAGATAACGCCATGTCTGTGAAACGATTGGCGGCTTACCTCCTTGTGTACCTCTCGTTTTTTCTTTTGCTGACGCCTCTGGGCGCCTTCAACGACTGGATTCCCCCGGCCCAGCAGAGCGGGTATTATTCCGCGACTCAAATCGACGCGGGCGACGATTCCGGTTATTACGCTTGGTTGCGCTCGGCGTTTTTCGACGGCGATCTGGATTTTGCCAACGAACTGAATTACGCTCACGCCGGTCGCTTCATGGACACGGGTTATGTGTTCAATAACTGGCAGATGGGCCAGGCGCTATTTTTTCTTCCTTTTTTCCTGCTCGGTCACGGCGTCGCCTTCCTGTATCAATGGATGGGCTATCCCGTCGCGCTCGACGGCTATTCCGCGCCCTATTATCTGGCGACGGCGATCGCCTCCGGTTCCTGCCTGTTCGCGGGTTTGATAACGCTTCACCGTTTGTTGATTGAATTTTGCTCCGAGCGCGCCGCCTTCATTGCGGGCGCGTCCCTCTGGCTGGCCTCGCCGCTGATTTATTTTTCTTTCATTCGACAGCGCATGGCGCACAGCGTCGAATTTTTTCTTTCGGTCCTACTCCTACTGTTATGGGTCCTGTATAGAAAATCAGATCGATGGGAAGCGCGCGCTTTACTTGGCTATGTTCTCGGCTTGTTGTGCCTGACGCGCCTGATCAATATCGGATTTTTCGCGCTGTTTTTTGTCGACCAGATCATTCTGTACTTGGAAAATGTTTCGATGTCTGCCGCTGAGAAACGCAAACGATTTGCCCTGCAATCCGGAGCGCTTCTTGCCGGGTTTTTCATCGCTCTTCTACCGCAATTGATCGCCTGGAACCAGATGAACGGCGCGCCGATTCCCACTCGCACAGCCCTCTATGCGGGAAAGGGTTTGAGTCAGTTTTCATTGCAGATGCTTGACGATAAATTTTATGGACTGTTTTTTAGTCCGCAATGGGGGCTGATTTTTTCCATGCCCCTGGCGATTTTTGGGTTTTGCGGCCTGTTTTTGAAATCGGATTCGCTGAAACCACTGCGCGCCAGTTTGCTCGCCTACCTTTCAGCTTTGTTATTTATTATCGTAGCCTACCCGGAAGATTCCGCCTCTTATGGGCATCGCCATCTGATTTCAGCCCTTCCGGTTTTTGCTATTGGTTTGGGAGTGGCGTTGGATCGATGCTTTAAAAAATTGCGTCTGGCGATACCCGTCGCTTTGATTGTTTTTGGCGCCGTCGCCCTGCAATACCTGATGGTCGTGCAGTACAAGGTGACGCTTCCCTACAATCACCCGCAATTCAGCTGGCAGGCGATAGCCGATTCGGCTTCTCTGATTCTTGAGAGATCCGAACTTTTGTTTCGTTCGACGAACTGGTTGACGCTGATGGCGATGAACCCGGCATGGGATGCGCGGGATATTTTGTACCTGCTTCTTTTTCCGCTCGGACAGATCGTGGCGGCGCTTGCGATTGCGATCCTGGCCCTGCGCGTATTCAAAGGCCTCGATTCAGAATTTCCTAGGCGCGAGGTAATGGTTTCAGCGGCGGCGTTCAGTCTCGCGCTATCGTTGACGGTCGGACTGCTGGCGCCGACTTTTTCAGAGGAACGTTTGAAAGAACGAAACGCTTATCGCGATACGATGGGTCAGGCGGAGTCCCTGTTCAATCAGGCCCTCTACGCCAAGTCCGAGAAGGAGTATGAGAAGGCGGTCGCGCTGGAGCCGGAGATATTGAATCCGCGTTTTGGACAGGCCTTGTCCCTGCAGGCGCAGAATCGATTGCAGGAGTCCATCGCCCTGTACGAAACGGCGCTGGCGCAATTCCCCTCGCACGCCCTGTCCTGGCTGAATCTGGGACTGTCCCATGCGGCGATGGGAAATATGGAGCAAGCCGAACAATCGATTCGCCGCAGTTTGCGAGAAAGTCCTCGACTATCAAGGGGCTACGACTTGTTGGGGCAGATTTATTTTCAGTCGGGACAGCTTGATAAATCGCAGAAAATGTACGAATATCAGCTGGGTCTGGAACCACAAAATGCGTCCGTGCATGCGAGACTGGCAATGGTGTATACTATGCGCAATCAGCTGGAAGCAGGGCGAGCGCATCTGGATCGGGCGGTTCAATTGAAGGCGCCAGAATCGTTGACGCGTCCCATTCAGGAACTTCTGAAGCGGGGCCCTTAATTTATATTCAAATGGACAGCGCGACCGATGATC
This window of the Candidatus Nitrohelix vancouverensis genome carries:
- a CDS encoding HDOD domain-containing protein, with protein sequence MDIEHLISGDNQIASLPDLFYRLKETVDEADSTFGDIGEIIAMDPGLTLRLLHLVNSAYYGFSSRVETVEHALSIIGSDQLIELVLATSVVGQFKGIPKDMIDMKGFWRHSVACGLAARTLATLSGEYKVERFFVAGLLHDVGRLVMCLKAPKEFCMAVEFARKTGDVLYRSECKIFGFDHAAVGGELLKAWRLPESLEEAVSCHHRPGAAEKYPRETAIVNIANYVAHFYAEKMDNSSGEGAYEMDPESWNVIELKKKFILPQVFAKVRDQFEEVAGIFMQSA
- a CDS encoding NAD-dependent epimerase/dehydratase family protein gives rise to the protein MAKKVLVTGGAGFIGSHTVDALIEQEGRSVRVYDNLTPQVHGENAERPQHLHADAEFVLGDMRDRDGVQRALQDVDVVIHDAAEVGVGQSMYSIDQYISSNVGGTGVLWDVLVNETTQVEKVIVASSMSLYGEGRYRCEEHGVVVPAPRSEAQMKAGHWELQCPTCEAPALPVPTDEDKALDSSSVYAQSKRDQEVYSLLIGRAHKIPTVACRYFNCYGPRQSLNNPYTGAAAIFCSAIQNGKAPLIYEDGHQVRDMIHVRDLVQGKITLMKHAEDGIFNIGTGVPTSILKLAETLIDLFGQDFAPNVIGKFRNGDIRHCYGDISRISALGFQPKISLREGLEELADWVRGQESVSQIEQAHQALLEKGLVV
- a CDS encoding tetratricopeptide repeat protein, giving the protein MSVKRLAAYLLVYLSFFLLLTPLGAFNDWIPPAQQSGYYSATQIDAGDDSGYYAWLRSAFFDGDLDFANELNYAHAGRFMDTGYVFNNWQMGQALFFLPFFLLGHGVAFLYQWMGYPVALDGYSAPYYLATAIASGSCLFAGLITLHRLLIEFCSERAAFIAGASLWLASPLIYFSFIRQRMAHSVEFFLSVLLLLLWVLYRKSDRWEARALLGYVLGLLCLTRLINIGFFALFFVDQIILYLENVSMSAAEKRKRFALQSGALLAGFFIALLPQLIAWNQMNGAPIPTRTALYAGKGLSQFSLQMLDDKFYGLFFSPQWGLIFSMPLAIFGFCGLFLKSDSLKPLRASLLAYLSALLFIIVAYPEDSASYGHRHLISALPVFAIGLGVALDRCFKKLRLAIPVALIVFGAVALQYLMVVQYKVTLPYNHPQFSWQAIADSASLILERSELLFRSTNWLTLMAMNPAWDARDILYLLLFPLGQIVAALAIAILALRVFKGLDSEFPRREVMVSAAAFSLALSLTVGLLAPTFSEERLKERNAYRDTMGQAESLFNQALYAKSEKEYEKAVALEPEILNPRFGQALSLQAQNRLQESIALYETALAQFPSHALSWLNLGLSHAAMGNMEQAEQSIRRSLRESPRLSRGYDLLGQIYFQSGQLDKSQKMYEYQLGLEPQNASVHARLAMVYTMRNQLEAGRAHLDRAVQLKAPESLTRPIQELLKRGP